The proteins below are encoded in one region of Aquisphaera giovannonii:
- a CDS encoding Cif family virulence factor, with protein sequence MEVFAEDPTYLVIGLVVLAAACFVAMRVTQQGKFLVWALGSLGLAGLMLLVDFLWVTDNERIERVVYDLRRAVLAGDADGVLADLTPDVEYLQHETSISGEATRALIKANLANASFDFVHLRDLQVSAGRQTRRGKAEFRVYAKGTLKTLGGSYNVGTANSTWSLGFQQTAPGVWKVNRITPVAVPDGAIQAPGPDLKTRARQPGVMPEFSKRLHGRRVLGPMGPGPHGAPAEDRPKSESREGGAEDRPKSESREWGPEKPSRPGEAPTAD encoded by the coding sequence ATGGAGGTCTTCGCGGAAGATCCGACGTACCTGGTGATCGGGCTGGTCGTGCTGGCGGCGGCCTGCTTCGTGGCGATGCGGGTGACGCAGCAGGGGAAGTTCCTGGTCTGGGCGCTGGGCTCGCTGGGGCTGGCGGGGCTGATGCTGCTGGTGGACTTCCTCTGGGTGACGGACAACGAGCGGATCGAGCGGGTGGTCTACGACCTGAGGCGGGCGGTGCTGGCCGGCGACGCGGACGGGGTGCTGGCGGACCTGACGCCGGACGTGGAGTACCTGCAGCACGAGACGTCGATCTCCGGCGAGGCGACCCGAGCCCTGATCAAGGCGAACCTGGCCAACGCGAGCTTCGACTTCGTGCACCTGCGCGACCTGCAGGTCAGCGCGGGGCGGCAGACGCGGCGGGGGAAGGCGGAGTTCCGGGTGTACGCCAAGGGGACGCTGAAGACGCTGGGGGGCTCGTACAACGTGGGGACGGCCAACTCGACGTGGTCGCTGGGATTCCAGCAGACCGCGCCGGGGGTCTGGAAGGTGAACCGGATCACGCCCGTCGCGGTGCCCGACGGGGCGATCCAGGCCCCGGGCCCCGACCTGAAGACCAGGGCGAGGCAGCCGGGGGTGATGCCGGAGTTCTCGAAGCGCCTCCACGGCCGCCGGGTCCTGGGCCCGATGGGCCCCGGGCCGCATGGCGCGCCGGCCGAGGATCGCCCGAAGTCGGAGTCGCGCGAGGGCGGGGCCGAGGATCGCCCGAAGTCGGAGTCGCGCGAGTGGGGGCCCGAGAAGCCGTCGCGGCCGGGCGAGGCCCCCACCGCCGATTAA
- a CDS encoding ADP-ribosylglycohydrolase family protein, whose translation MLGAIAGDVIGSVYEADPIKSTSFPLFHDPCRFTDDTVLTVALAESILDGTPYVSLLKSYYRRYPKAGYGGTFHRWALSPGSEPYGSFGNGSAMRVSPVGFAYDSLDEVLTKARESAEVTHDHPEGIKGAQAVAAAIFLARTGSTKDAIRDYVAAAFGYDLDRTIEDIRPRYCFDVTCQGSVPEAILAFLESNSYEHAVRLAISLGGDADTQACIAGGIAQAFYRGVPPEIAARVFEILDEPLAAVTRRFQERYEAAR comes from the coding sequence ATGCTCGGCGCGATCGCCGGCGACGTCATCGGCTCGGTCTACGAGGCCGACCCGATCAAGTCGACGTCCTTCCCCCTCTTCCACGACCCCTGCCGGTTCACGGACGACACGGTGCTGACGGTGGCCCTGGCGGAGAGCATCCTCGACGGGACGCCGTACGTCTCGCTGCTGAAGTCCTACTACCGGCGCTATCCGAAGGCCGGCTACGGGGGCACCTTCCACCGCTGGGCGCTCTCGCCGGGCTCCGAGCCCTATGGCAGCTTCGGCAACGGCTCGGCGATGCGTGTCTCGCCGGTCGGCTTCGCGTACGACTCGCTGGACGAGGTCCTGACGAAGGCCCGCGAGAGCGCCGAGGTCACGCACGACCACCCGGAGGGCATCAAGGGCGCGCAGGCCGTCGCCGCCGCCATCTTCCTGGCGCGTACGGGGAGCACGAAGGACGCCATCCGCGACTACGTGGCGGCGGCCTTCGGCTACGACCTGGATCGGACGATCGAGGACATCCGCCCGCGCTATTGCTTCGACGTGACCTGCCAGGGCTCGGTCCCGGAGGCGATCCTGGCGTTCCTGGAGTCGAATTCCTACGAGCACGCCGTCCGCCTGGCTATCTCCCTCGGCGGCGACGCCGACACCCAGGCCTGCATCGCCGGCGGCATCGCGCAGGCCTTCTACCGCGGCGTCCCCCCCGAGATCGCCGCCCGCGTCTTCGAGATCCTCGACGAACCCCTGGCCGCCGTCACCCGGCGGTTCCAGGAGCGGTACGAGGCGGCGCGGTGA
- a CDS encoding ABC transporter ATP-binding protein: MTGSAAAAGHETPQGPAAPPVVLEGVAKRFRQGDAIIEAVRGVSLTVEEGAFVAVMGASGSGKSTLLHLAAGLTRPDEGRVAIEGTDLAKLPDATLTRFRRRRIGLVFQAFNLVPTLTAEENVALPLLTEGRDDAIAGRVGPLLDRLGLAPRRRHRPDALSGGEQQRVAIARALVAEPALVLADEPTGSLDSATGQGICRLLRELSEERRRAIVVVTHEPAVAAWADRVVVMKDGRILAELRAGDDYRDAHSLAARYQGAVESS, encoded by the coding sequence ATGACCGGATCCGCCGCGGCCGCGGGCCACGAGACGCCGCAGGGGCCGGCCGCCCCTCCGGTCGTCCTGGAGGGCGTGGCCAAGCGGTTCCGCCAGGGCGACGCGATCATCGAGGCCGTCCGGGGCGTCTCCCTGACGGTCGAGGAGGGCGCATTCGTGGCGGTGATGGGGGCCAGCGGCTCGGGCAAGAGCACGCTCCTGCACCTGGCCGCCGGGCTGACCCGCCCCGACGAGGGCCGCGTGGCGATCGAGGGGACGGACCTGGCGAAGCTCCCCGACGCGACGCTCACGCGGTTCCGCCGCCGCCGGATCGGCCTGGTCTTCCAGGCGTTCAACCTGGTCCCCACCCTCACGGCCGAGGAGAACGTCGCGCTGCCGCTGCTGACCGAGGGCCGCGACGACGCGATCGCCGGCCGCGTCGGCCCGCTGCTGGACCGCCTAGGCCTGGCCCCGCGGCGCCGGCACCGCCCCGACGCCCTCTCCGGCGGCGAGCAGCAGCGCGTGGCGATCGCGCGGGCGCTCGTCGCCGAGCCGGCCCTCGTCCTGGCCGACGAGCCGACCGGCAGCCTCGACTCGGCCACCGGCCAGGGGATCTGCCGCCTCCTCCGCGAGCTCTCCGAGGAGCGCCGGCGGGCCATCGTCGTCGTCACCCACGAGCCGGCCGTCGCCGCCTGGGCCGACCGCGTCGTCGTCATGAAGGACGGCCGCATCCTGGCCGAGCTCCGCGCCGGCGACGACTACCGCGACGCCCACTCGCTGGCCGCCCGCTACCAGGGCGCCGTCGAGTCATCGTAA
- a CDS encoding alpha/beta hydrolase gives MRDGIRGWGGRGLAAVLAGLVIVGLAAAQQPRQQPQRPNRGRLKNQGGEPLKKARPNAADPLNPANRKAADRDAEKASNGTYHYNFRLHSFDGTALAASYYPSKLASGAAAVMLVHEAGRSRKDFEDPVADLKGKGLAEHLQQEGYAVLSFDLRGQGQNPRRELTAEDRQQLAEDLQAGYVFLLDRHNRGDLNLAKLGVLGVGEGANLAAAWAYQPGAAVSTEGRASDLNGLILVSPMPTGGGYALKSLAPSLAPRIPMALFAGEKDGPCKDAVEGVRGVVERARLNRIELFPSPLHGYKLLRLEPKISDAITRFLENSVKLRPTEWEPRYNLVPVTVSDITTVRHTTPAAKPAEKKADAEKKADAEKKADAEKKDQEKKDQEKKADAEKGKEDAADKP, from the coding sequence ATGCGCGACGGGATACGCGGGTGGGGCGGCAGGGGGCTGGCGGCGGTCCTGGCCGGCCTGGTCATCGTCGGGCTGGCGGCGGCGCAGCAGCCCAGGCAGCAGCCCCAGCGACCCAACCGCGGGCGGCTGAAGAATCAGGGCGGGGAGCCGCTGAAGAAGGCCCGCCCGAACGCCGCCGACCCGCTCAACCCGGCGAACAGGAAGGCCGCCGACAGGGACGCGGAGAAGGCGTCGAACGGGACGTACCACTACAACTTCCGGCTGCACTCGTTCGACGGCACCGCGCTGGCCGCCTCGTACTACCCGTCGAAGCTCGCCAGCGGCGCGGCGGCCGTGATGCTCGTGCACGAGGCCGGCCGGTCGCGGAAGGACTTCGAGGACCCGGTCGCCGACCTCAAGGGCAAGGGGCTGGCCGAGCACCTCCAGCAGGAGGGCTACGCCGTGCTCTCCTTCGACCTCCGCGGCCAGGGCCAGAACCCCCGCCGGGAGCTCACCGCCGAGGACCGCCAGCAGCTCGCCGAGGACCTCCAGGCCGGCTACGTCTTCCTCCTGGACCGGCACAACCGCGGGGACCTGAACCTCGCCAAGCTCGGCGTCCTGGGCGTCGGCGAGGGCGCCAACCTCGCCGCCGCCTGGGCCTACCAGCCCGGCGCCGCGGTCTCCACCGAGGGCCGCGCCAGCGACCTCAACGGCCTGATCCTGGTCTCACCCATGCCCACCGGCGGCGGCTACGCGCTGAAGTCGCTGGCCCCCTCGCTGGCCCCTCGCATCCCGATGGCCCTCTTCGCGGGCGAGAAGGACGGCCCCTGCAAGGACGCCGTCGAGGGCGTCCGCGGCGTCGTCGAGCGGGCCCGGCTGAACCGGATCGAGCTGTTCCCCTCCCCGCTCCACGGCTACAAGCTGCTCCGCCTGGAGCCCAAGATCAGCGACGCCATCACCCGGTTCCTCGAGAACAGCGTCAAGCTCCGGCCCACCGAGTGGGAGCCCCGCTACAACCTCGTCCCCGTCACCGTCTCCGACATCACCACCGTCCGCCACACCACCCCCGCCGCCAAGCCCGCCGAGAAGAAGGCCGACGCCGAGAAGAAGGCCGACGCCGAGAAGAAGGCCGACGCCGAGAAGAAGGACCAGGAGAAGAAGGACCAGGAGAAGAAGGCCGACGCCGAGAAGGGCAAGGAGGACGCCGCGGACAAGCCCTGA
- a CDS encoding DUF1559 domain-containing protein: MTRGIRTEAGRRGAGFTLIELLVVIAIIAVLIALLLPAVQAAREAARRIQCTNNIKQMLLGFHNHHNNYNGFPPVRTETPNYGWCVNLIPFLEQAVLFNAFNLNKNFYDYENQTVSHTSLSVFSCPSDPQGLRDVEIQLGKTDYGTKGTVGDYKTNHLLNAMYQVNGAAGNPVLLRAGQYQKISAITDGTSQTTLIHEQAGRPIWYLKGWKAQPTTAGLTNVYWWDCWASYSHFQYQGYSADGASTGWACGVNCSNAQGIYGFHPGGANVGFCDGSVRFLKDTTPALIVFKLATRDGGEPLSADQY; this comes from the coding sequence ATGACGAGGGGAATCCGGACCGAGGCCGGCCGGCGAGGGGCCGGGTTCACGCTGATCGAGCTGCTGGTGGTGATCGCGATCATCGCGGTCCTGATCGCCCTGCTGCTGCCCGCGGTGCAGGCGGCGCGGGAGGCGGCGCGGCGGATCCAGTGCACGAACAACATTAAGCAGATGCTGCTCGGCTTCCACAACCACCACAACAACTACAACGGCTTCCCGCCGGTCCGCACCGAGACGCCCAACTACGGCTGGTGCGTCAACCTGATCCCGTTCCTGGAGCAGGCGGTGCTGTTCAACGCGTTCAACCTGAACAAGAACTTCTATGATTACGAGAACCAGACGGTCTCGCACACGTCGCTCTCGGTCTTCTCGTGCCCGTCGGATCCGCAGGGCCTGCGGGACGTGGAGATCCAGCTCGGCAAGACGGACTACGGCACCAAGGGGACGGTGGGCGACTACAAGACCAACCACCTGTTGAACGCCATGTACCAGGTCAACGGCGCGGCCGGGAACCCGGTCCTCCTCCGCGCCGGGCAGTATCAGAAGATCAGCGCGATCACGGACGGGACGTCCCAGACGACGCTCATCCACGAGCAGGCGGGGCGGCCCATCTGGTACCTCAAGGGGTGGAAGGCGCAGCCGACGACCGCGGGGCTGACGAACGTCTACTGGTGGGATTGCTGGGCGTCGTACTCCCACTTCCAGTACCAGGGCTACTCGGCCGACGGCGCGTCCACCGGCTGGGCCTGCGGCGTGAATTGCAGCAACGCCCAGGGGATCTACGGCTTCCACCCCGGGGGGGCGAACGTCGGGTTCTGCGACGGCAGCGTCCGGTTCCTCAAGGACACGACGCCCGCCCTGATCGTCTTCAAGCTGGCGACCCGCGACGGCGGCGAGCCCCTCTCGGCGGACCAGTACTGA
- a CDS encoding ABC transporter permease codes for MNGAEFRAAAKLAFSHARQRPGRIVLTSLSTIAAACVVVWVVSGYDSLVGRFGDMGEEYVGRYDLLVIPSGGPPMMAGPEESAGPAGPRGLSNALLDAIRSDPGVASVAPVYESRASIRRAGSPPPRPGEGPMPAMPAQPKAGSGPIIMGGMAQLRGQARSPSLVGTDSAEPLQPVVAGRWFDPAHPGRREAAITRDSAEALGVTVGDELVVGRAMMGMLGGMRGGSPKAASRPEPTVKVVAIVEQPRRLPPPKFMVGLPPSRDAALQGGPAGNAVYVPAALAAELAGAPPRPSYAGVLLKPGVKADDFAAGWAERLSKATPPAEARTPGKVEGDVAGSTTFETVRAQAWSATGISLLAALFIIFTTLSMGVDERIRQLAMLRAVALTRSQVALMVGVEGLLLGLIGWAGGLLAGRGLLSVMARLRPDSVSEGAALGSWCVVLSGLCALGGSIAASILPAWRAVRVSPLEAMAPRRGVDRRAALAAMTAVGLLLIAVNPLLVFYVPMQDAARYGMSAAIGCTSMAVGFALLAPAAIVLVERLLGPVVAKVLGLNPRLLAMQLSTNLWRTAGATVALTVGLGLFVAMQTWGYSMLAPFTPGDWTPDLMIQLGPGGIPDEDVRELRRVKGLAPGRLAAVASRQVRFADDPTGFRERPSATRQDTCLMLGVDPELALAGADPLFAFDFAEGNREEAVAKLKRGRYSLVPDHFAREANLGVGGKFRVIAPDRPGEVLEYEVAGIVSMPGWHWMTKTIRRGRAAGVMVAGYDQIRADFRTGRPSLFWGDMDGSATEDEIRAAVEPIAARSSGPGAARAGGPPAVPGAGPRRPAGPPVTLRSAASVREQIRGRADGIIWALSQLPLVTLAVTSLGVVNAVLASIRARRWELGVLRAVGLTRWGLARVILAESLLVGAVACLLSLGFGAMAGYCGTGVSRYISIRGGQYTPLVIPWYGLSVGFGSTLGLCLLAALWPAIRTGLTEPLKLLQAGRAAT; via the coding sequence ATGAACGGCGCGGAGTTCAGGGCGGCGGCGAAGCTGGCGTTCTCGCACGCGAGGCAGCGGCCGGGGCGGATCGTGCTGACGAGCCTCTCGACGATCGCCGCGGCGTGCGTCGTGGTCTGGGTCGTCAGCGGGTACGACTCCCTGGTCGGCCGGTTCGGCGACATGGGCGAGGAATACGTCGGCCGATATGACCTTCTGGTGATCCCTTCGGGCGGGCCCCCCATGATGGCCGGGCCCGAGGAGTCCGCCGGGCCGGCCGGGCCGCGCGGGCTGTCGAACGCGCTCCTGGACGCGATCCGCAGCGACCCGGGCGTGGCGTCCGTGGCCCCGGTCTACGAGTCGCGCGCCTCGATCCGCCGCGCCGGCTCGCCGCCGCCGCGGCCCGGCGAGGGGCCCATGCCCGCCATGCCGGCGCAGCCGAAGGCCGGCTCCGGGCCGATCATCATGGGGGGCATGGCCCAGCTCCGCGGCCAGGCGCGGTCGCCGTCGCTCGTCGGCACCGACTCCGCGGAGCCGCTCCAGCCGGTCGTCGCGGGCAGGTGGTTCGACCCCGCGCACCCGGGGCGCCGGGAGGCCGCGATCACGAGGGACTCGGCCGAGGCCCTGGGCGTGACGGTCGGCGACGAGCTGGTCGTCGGCCGGGCCATGATGGGGATGCTCGGCGGCATGAGGGGGGGCAGCCCGAAGGCCGCATCGAGGCCCGAGCCGACGGTCAAGGTCGTCGCGATCGTCGAGCAGCCCCGGCGGCTGCCGCCGCCGAAGTTCATGGTCGGCCTGCCGCCGTCGAGGGACGCGGCCCTCCAGGGGGGCCCGGCGGGGAATGCCGTGTACGTGCCGGCGGCGCTGGCGGCGGAGCTCGCCGGGGCGCCCCCGCGGCCCAGCTATGCGGGCGTCCTCCTGAAGCCCGGCGTGAAGGCGGACGACTTCGCCGCCGGCTGGGCCGAGCGGCTCTCGAAGGCCACGCCCCCGGCCGAGGCCCGGACGCCCGGGAAGGTCGAGGGCGACGTCGCCGGGAGCACGACGTTCGAGACGGTCCGCGCGCAGGCGTGGTCGGCCACCGGGATCTCGCTGCTCGCGGCGCTGTTCATCATCTTCACGACCCTGAGCATGGGCGTGGACGAGCGGATCCGCCAGCTCGCGATGCTCCGGGCCGTCGCCCTCACGCGGTCGCAGGTCGCGCTCATGGTCGGCGTCGAGGGCCTGCTGCTGGGCCTGATCGGCTGGGCCGGCGGCCTGCTCGCGGGCCGGGGGCTGCTCTCGGTGATGGCCCGGCTCAGGCCCGACTCCGTCTCCGAGGGCGCGGCGCTCGGGTCGTGGTGCGTGGTGCTCTCCGGGCTCTGCGCGCTCGGCGGCTCGATCGCCGCGTCGATCCTCCCGGCCTGGCGGGCCGTCCGCGTCAGCCCCCTGGAGGCGATGGCCCCGCGCCGGGGCGTCGACCGCCGCGCGGCCCTGGCGGCGATGACGGCCGTCGGCCTGCTCCTGATCGCCGTCAACCCGCTGCTGGTCTTCTACGTGCCGATGCAGGACGCGGCGCGGTACGGGATGTCCGCGGCGATCGGCTGCACGTCGATGGCCGTCGGCTTCGCGCTGCTGGCCCCGGCGGCGATCGTCCTGGTGGAGCGGCTGCTCGGGCCGGTCGTCGCGAAGGTCCTGGGCCTGAATCCCCGGCTGCTCGCGATGCAGCTCTCCACGAACCTGTGGCGGACCGCCGGCGCGACCGTGGCGCTGACCGTCGGCCTGGGGCTGTTCGTGGCGATGCAGACCTGGGGCTACTCGATGCTCGCGCCGTTCACCCCCGGCGACTGGACGCCCGACCTGATGATCCAGCTCGGCCCCGGCGGCATCCCCGACGAGGATGTGCGGGAGCTCCGCCGGGTGAAGGGCCTGGCCCCCGGCCGGCTCGCCGCCGTGGCGTCGCGGCAGGTCAGGTTCGCCGACGACCCGACCGGCTTCCGGGAGCGGCCCTCCGCCACCCGGCAGGACACCTGCCTGATGCTCGGCGTGGATCCGGAGCTGGCCCTGGCCGGCGCCGACCCGCTCTTCGCCTTCGACTTCGCGGAGGGCAACCGCGAGGAGGCCGTCGCGAAGCTGAAGAGGGGGCGATACAGCCTGGTCCCGGACCATTTCGCCCGCGAGGCCAACCTGGGCGTCGGCGGCAAGTTCCGGGTGATCGCGCCCGACCGGCCCGGCGAGGTGCTCGAATACGAGGTCGCCGGCATCGTGTCCATGCCCGGCTGGCACTGGATGACCAAGACGATCCGCCGCGGCCGCGCCGCCGGCGTGATGGTCGCGGGCTACGACCAGATCAGGGCCGACTTCCGCACCGGCCGCCCCTCCCTCTTCTGGGGCGACATGGACGGCTCCGCGACGGAGGACGAGATCCGGGCGGCCGTCGAGCCGATCGCAGCGCGGTCCTCCGGCCCCGGGGCCGCCCGCGCCGGCGGCCCGCCGGCGGTGCCCGGCGCGGGCCCGCGCCGGCCCGCCGGGCCGCCGGTGACGCTGCGATCGGCCGCCAGCGTGCGCGAGCAGATACGAGGCCGGGCCGACGGGATCATCTGGGCGCTCAGCCAGCTGCCGCTGGTGACGCTGGCGGTGACGTCGCTGGGCGTGGTGAACGCCGTGCTGGCGTCGATCCGGGCCCGACGATGGGAGCTGGGCGTCCTGCGCGCGGTCGGCCTGACGCGATGGGGCCTGGCCCGGGTGATCCTGGCCGAGTCCCTGCTGGTCGGCGCCGTGGCCTGCCTGCTGAGCCTGGGCTTCGGCGCGATGGCCGGCTACTGCGGGACGGGGGTCTCGCGATACATCAGCATCCGCGGCGGCCAGTACACGCCGCTGGTGATCCCCTGGTACGGCCTCTCCGTCGGCTTCGGCTCCACCCTCGGCCTCTGCCTGCTCGCCGCCCTGTGGCCGGCGATCCGCACCGGCCTGACCGAGCCGCTGAAGCTCCTCCAGGCGGGCCGCGCGGCGACGTGA
- the surE gene encoding 5'/3'-nucleotidase SurE, whose translation MHILLTNDDGVFAPGLRALRKELLKLGEVTVVAPALEQSGVAHTITLLNPLVVKQVDAEDGTNLGWSVEGSPADSVKLAICELMPRPPDLIVSGINSGSNAGINVLYSGTVAAAVEGAFFKITSVAVSLELAEHFDYPHAARHAARIIEKILASKPQNGSLFNVNIPAHSRGEPKGVKVVPMGLGRYGEGFERRQDPRGRTYYWMTYNPPYNLQGPETDVTSLCEGYITVTPLHFDLTRHDRLDDLRSFKWGD comes from the coding sequence ATGCACATACTCCTGACGAACGATGACGGCGTCTTCGCCCCGGGGCTGCGGGCCCTCCGCAAGGAGCTCCTGAAGCTCGGCGAGGTCACGGTGGTGGCCCCGGCCCTGGAGCAGAGCGGGGTGGCGCACACCATCACGCTGCTCAACCCGCTGGTGGTCAAGCAGGTGGACGCCGAGGACGGCACGAACCTCGGCTGGTCGGTCGAGGGCTCGCCGGCCGACAGCGTCAAGCTCGCGATCTGCGAGCTGATGCCCAGGCCCCCGGACCTGATCGTCTCCGGGATCAACTCCGGCTCCAACGCCGGCATCAACGTCCTGTACTCCGGCACCGTCGCGGCGGCCGTCGAGGGGGCCTTCTTCAAGATCACCAGCGTGGCCGTCTCGCTGGAGCTCGCCGAGCACTTCGACTACCCGCACGCCGCCCGGCACGCGGCGAGGATCATCGAGAAGATCCTGGCGAGCAAGCCGCAGAACGGCTCGCTGTTCAACGTGAACATCCCGGCGCACTCGCGGGGCGAGCCCAAGGGCGTGAAGGTCGTCCCCATGGGCCTGGGCCGCTACGGCGAGGGCTTCGAGCGCCGGCAGGACCCCCGCGGGCGCACCTACTACTGGATGACCTACAATCCCCCGTACAACCTCCAGGGCCCGGAGACCGACGTCACCAGCCTCTGCGAGGGCTACATCACCGTCACCCCCTTGCACTTCGACCTCACCCGCCACGACCGCCTGGACGACCTCCGCAGCTTCAAGTGGGGCGACTGA